A stretch of the Alnus glutinosa chromosome 6, dhAlnGlut1.1, whole genome shotgun sequence genome encodes the following:
- the LOC133871577 gene encoding protein CURVATURE THYLAKOID 1B, chloroplastic-like: protein MQCDIVVSGKWESFLRGQANNCHTSSSTVTISSSSTIVDGKAPRLWAAVFPTMCDPSIPTLPPPPMQSQNRPWKSTAYCRKIARNVMAMATGEAPAEVGANELPETGKTVQEAWDKVEDKYAVSSLAVALG, encoded by the exons ATGCAATGTGATATTGTAGTGTCAGGCAAGTGGGAGTCATTCCTTAGAGGTCAAGCGAACAATT GCCATACCTCCTCCTCCACAGTTACAATCTCCTCCTCATCCACCATTGTCGACGGCAAGGCTCCTCGCCTATGGGCTGCTGTATTCCCCACAATGTGCGACCCTTCAATTCCCACACTGCCCCCACCGCCTATGCAGTCACAGAACCGGCCCTGGAAGAGCACTGCTTATT GCCGTAAGATTGCTCGAAATGTCATGGCCATGGCCACTGGAGAGGCACCGGCAGAAGTTGGAGCAAATGAGCTGCCAGAGACTGGCAAAACAGTCCAAGAAGCT TGGGACAAAGTTGAAGACAAATATGCAGTGAGTTCACTTGCAGTAGCACTGGGATGA